In the Streptomyces sp. NBC_00193 genome, CGTCCTCGTCGCCGCGCCGACCGGCTCGGGCAAGACCATCGTCGGCGAGTTCGCCGTGCACCTGGCCCTCCAGCAGGGCCGCAAGTGCTTCTACACCACGCCCATCAAGGCCCTGTCGAACCAGAAGTACGCCGACCTCGCCAAGCGCTACGGCGCCGACAAGGTCGGCCTGCTCACCGGCGACAACAGTGTCAACGCCGATGCTCCGGTGGTCGTCATGACCACCGAGGTGCTCCGCAACATGCTGTACGCGGGCTCGCAGGCGCTGAACGGTCTGGGTCACGTGGTGATGGACGAGGTGCACTACCTCTCCGACCGGTTCCGCGGAGCCGTCTGGGAGGAAGTCATCATCCACCTCCCCGAGTCGGTGACCCTGGTCTCGCTGTCCGCCACCGTCTCCAACGCCGAGGAGTTCGGCGACTGGCTCGACACCGTGCGCGGCGACACCCAGGTGATCGTTTCCGAGGAGCGGCCCGTACCGCTGTGGCAGCACGTCATGGCCGGCCGGCGGATCTACGACCTCTTCGAGGAGGGGTCCGACCACGGAGGCCGCGGCTCCGCGCGCCGCGAGGTCAACCCCGACCTGCTGCGGATGGCGCGCGAGGAGAACAGCAGCCGGTACAACCCGAAGGACCGGCGGCGCGGAAAGATGGTCCGCGAGGCCGACCGCGAGCGCGAGCGGCGCTCCCGCGGCCGGATCTGGACCCCTTCGCGGCCCGAGGTCATCGCCCGGCTGGACGGCGACGGGCTGCTGCCCGCCATCAACTTCATCTTCAGCCGGGCCGGATGCGAGGCCGCCGTCCAGCAGTGCCTGTACGCGGGGCTGCGGCTCAACGACGACACCGCGCGGCTCAAGGTGCGCGAGATCGTGGAGGAGCGGACCGCCTCCATCCCCACCGAGGACCTGCACGTCCTGGGGTACTACGAATGGCTCGAAGGGCTGGAGCGGGGCATCGCCGCGCACCACGCGGGCATGCTGCCCACCTTCAAGGAAGTCGTCGAGGAGCTGTTCGTACGGGGTCTGGTGAAGGCCGTGTTCGCCACGGAGACCCTGGCGCTGGGCATCAACATGCCGGCGCGCACGGTCATCCTGGAGAAGCTCGTCAAGTGGAACGGCGAGCAGCACGCGGACATCACCCCGGGCGAGTACACGCAGCTCACCGGCCGGGCCGGGCGGCGCGGCATCGACGTCGAGGGCCACGCGGTGGTGCTGTGGCAGCGGGGCATGGACCCGGCGGGCCTGGCCGGGCTGGCGGGTACCCGTACGTATCCGCTGCGCTCCAGCTTCAAGCCCTCGTACAACATGGCCGTCAACCTGGTCCAGCAGTTCGGGCGGCACCGGTCGCGCGAGCTGCTGGAGACCTCCTTCGCGCAGTTCCAGGCCGACCGCTCGGTCGTCGGGATCTCCCGGCAGGTGCAGCGCAACGAGGAGGGCCTGGACGGTTACCGGGAGGGCATGACCTGCCACCTCGGGAACTTCGAGGAGTACGCGCGGCTGCGCCGCGACCTCAAGGACCGCGAGAACGACCTGGCCAAGCAGGGCGCGGCCCAGCGGCGGGCGCAGGCGGCCACCTCGCTGGAGAAGCTCAAGCCGGGCGACATCATCCACGTGCCGACGGGCAAGTTCGCCGGGCTGGCGCTGGTGCTGGATCCGGGGGTGCCGGCCGGGCGTTCCAACGGGCACCGCGGGCACGAGTACACCGAGGGTCCGCGCCCGCTGGTGCTCACCGTGGAGCGGCAGGTCAAGCGGCTCGCCGGGATCGACTTCCCGGTCCCGGTCGAGGCCATCGAGCGGATGCGGATCCCCAAGACGTTCAACGCCCGTTCCCCGCAGTCCCGTAGGGACCTGGCGTCCCAGCTGCGGAGCAAGGCCGGGCACATCACGGTGGAGCGGCACCGGGGCGGGCGGGCGGCGGCGGCCGACGACCGGGAGATCACGAGGCTGCGCACCGCGCTGCGGGCGCACCCGTGTCACGGCTGCGACGAGCGCGAGGACCACGCCCGTTGGGCGGAGCGCTACCACCGGCTGCAGCGGGACACGCGGCAGCTGGAGCAGCGCATCGAGGGCCGGACGAACACCATCGCCCGCACCTTCGACCGGATCCACGCACTGCTGACGGATCTGGACTACCTGCGCGAGGACGAGGTGACCCCGCACGGGCGGCGGCTCGCGCGGCTCTACGGAGAGCTCGACCTGCTGGCGTCGGAATGCCTGCGGGCCGGTGTCTGGGAGGGGCTGAGCCCGGCCGAACTGGCCGCCTGCATCTCGGCGCTGGTCTTCGAGGCGCGGCAGTCGGACGACGCGGTGGCGCCGAAGGTGCCGGGCGGCGCGGCGAAGGCCGCGCTCGGCGAGATGGTCCACATCTGGGGCCGGCTCGACGCGCTGGAGGAGGAGCACGGCATCAACCAGGCGGAGGGCGTGGGCCAGCGCGAGCCGGACCTCGGCTTCGCGTGGGCGGTGTACCAGTGGGCCTCCGACAAGAGCCTGGACGAGGTGCTGCGCGAGGCGGAGATGCCGGCCGGTGACTTCGTGCGCTGGTGCAAGCAGGTCATCGACGTGCTGGGGCAGGTGGCCGCCGCGGCGCCCTCCTCCTCCGCTTCCTCTCCCGAGGGAGGCAGCACGGTGGCCCGCAACGCCCGCAAGGCGGTGGACGCGCTGCTGCGCGGTGTGGTGGCCTACAGTTCGGTGGGCTAACCGGATTTGTAGCTTCCTCCAGAAGTGGTCATGGCCAGATCTCACCTCTTGCCATGATCGCTTCGGCGTGTCCCGTGAGAAAATCGGATCATGACTGGGGGAACGGACGAAGGGCCGAGACGGGTCGGTCGGCCGCGCGCCGATCAGCTGAGACCGGCGAGCGGGCGGCCGCCGCGCGAGGAACTCCTCTACGCGGCGGCCGAGTTGTTCACGGTCAAGGGGTACGCGGCCACCACCACGCGGGCGGTGGCCGAACGGGCCGGAATGCGCCAGGCCACGATGTACCACTACTTCGGCGGCAAGGAGGAACTCCTCGCCGAACTCCTGGAGTCCACGGTCGCACCCTCCCTGGAGCTGGCCCGCCGGCTGGCCCGGGACGCGGAGCGGCCCGCCGGGCGCCGGCTCTGGGAGCTGTGCCGCTCGGACGTGATGCTGCTGTGCGGGGGGCCGTACAACCTGGGCGCGCTCTACCTGTTGCCGGAGGTCGCCGGTGCCCGCTTCGCCCGCTTCCGCCGGATGCGACAGGAACTCAAGGACATCTACCGGGAGTTGCTCGACGGTACGGGCGTCGGAGCCGAACTCGCCGGTGACCGGGCCGGGCTGGTGCTCCGCAACGACCTCGTCTTCGGCCTCATCGAAGGCGTCATGCTGATCCACCGCGCCGATCCGGGGCGCCCGGTGGCCGCCTTCGCGGAGGCCACCGCCGACGCAGCCCTGCGGATCGCCGGCGTCGACCACTAGGGGGCTCCGTCTCCTCGGGCCCGCCTCCTAGGTGCGGTCCTCGGACCCCGCTTCCCAGCCGGGCCGGTCCTCCCAGGCCCGCAGGGTGCGGGCGCTCTCGATGCGGTGCGCGATCCCGGTGACGGGATCGGTGAACTCCAGGGTGCGGGCCAGGAGCTGGAGCGGACGCCGGTAGTCGTCGGGCGCCGGATCGCGGACCACCGGATAGACCGGGTCGCCCAGGATCGGCAGGCCCAGGCTGTTCATGTGCACCCGCAGCTGGTGGGTGCGCCCGGTGTGCGGGGTCAGCCGGTAGCGCCCGGTGTCCCCCCGGACCGCGAGGAGTTCGGCCAGGGTCTCCGCATTGGGCTCGGCGCCCGCCACCTCCGTCGCCGCCATCACCCCGCGGACCTTCTCGATGTGGCTGCGCAGGGTCCGGGGGAACTCCACCGCCGGGTCGTGGGGCGCGAGCGCCTCGTACTCCTTACGGATCCGCCGCTCCTGGAACATCAGCTGGTAGGCGCCCCGGTCCTCGGGCCGGATGCTGAACAGCACCAGCCCGGCGGTCATCCGGTCCAGCCGGTGCGCGGGGCTCAGCGCGGGCAGGCCGAGCTCCACCCGGAGCCGGGCCAGGGCCGTCTGGAAGACGTGGCTGCCGCGCGGGGTGGTGGCCAGGAAGTGCGGCTTGTCGGCCACCAGCAGGTGCTCGTCGCGGTAGACGACCCCGATGGGGAAGGGCACCACGGGCTCGGGCGGCATGTCCCGGTGGAACCAGAGGAAGCCGCCGGGCTCGTACGGGTCCTGCGGCCGCAGCACCCGGCCGCCGACGCCCAGCACCCGCCCGTCCCGCAGCAGGCGGGCCATGGACTCGGCGCCGCGCGTGCCCTCGTAGCGTGCCGCGAGGTACGAGCCGAGGTCCGGCCAGGTCCCGTCCGGGTCGGGGGGCAGCCGCATGCGGACCGGGTCGATGCCGGAGACCTGGGGCAGGGGTGCGTCGGGGATGTGGGATCTGCGCTTCACCGGGTACAGGCTATGCGGCCGGGCCCGGCACGATCCGAAAGGGGACGCTCTAGCCGCCGGTGAAGGTCCCCAGGTGGTCGGCGTCCAGGTACTCGATGCGGACCGTGCGGTCGGCGGGGGAGAAGAACACCCCGGTGCGGCCGACGGCGTTCTCGCCGGCGGTCTCGAAGCTGAAGGTGTTCCCGTCGTAGTGGGTGAGGGGGAAGACCATCGGCTCCGGACCGAGGGACAGGGTCAGCTTGCCCCGGCTCGTGGCCGCCACGGTCGCCTTGCCGTAGTAGGGGTTCTCGTAGGTGCCGGTGTACGCGGAGTCCTCACCGGCCGGCTTCGCGCCGGTGGGCGGGTGGGCGTAGTCGGTGGGGGAGCGGCCCTCCGCGTTGATCTGCGCGTAGAGGGCGCCCGTCAGGGCCAGCCAGTCGGTGGTGGCCTTCCCGTGTTCGGCGGTGTCGAAGAAGTCGGCCGCGACGGCGTCGGGGAGGCCGACGGGGGCGCCGTTGGTGAGCACGACGATGCCGAGCTTCTCCAGCGGGAGCATGGCGACGCTGGTGTTGGCGCCGAGCTCGAAGGCGCCGGAGTGGCTCAGGCGCAGGCGGCCCGCGTCGTCGTAGCCGACGTTCCAGCCCAGCCCGTAGAAGCCGGTGCGGGCGGTGGGGGAGGCGGGCGGCTGCGACACGATCTCGGGGAGGTGGGTGCGGGCGAGGGTGTCGGCGGGGATGATCCGCTTGCCGTCGAGGGTGCCGCCGGAGAGCTGGAGCCGCAGCCAGCGGGACATGTCGCGGGCGGTGCTGCTCACCCCGCCGGCCGGGGCCTGGGCATCGGGGTCGCGGACGAAGCGGGGGCTCCAGGTGCCGTCCGGATTCTTCACGTGGGTGGCGGCGTGGTCGGGGGCGTCGACGAAGGCCCGGAACTCGGTGCTGGTGTGCGCCATGCCGGCGGGCTTGAAGAGGGTGTCGGCGCTGAGCTTCTGCCAGGTGGTGCCATGGGAGCGGGCGATCGCCTCGGCTCCGGCGGTGAACCCGAAGTTGGTGTAGGCGTAGCTCGCGCGGAAGGGGGACAGGGGCGCCAGGCGCAGGTGGTCGAGGATGTACGCCTGGTCGTAGCCGAGGTCTTCGAGGAGGTCGCCGGCGTGGTCGGGCAGGCCGCTGCGGTGGGAGAGCAGGTCGGCTGTGGTGACGTGGGAGGTCACCCACGGGTCCTTGAGGGCGAAGCCGGGCAGCTCCGTGTGCCGGTCGAACTCGGCGGGGTCCTTGAGGACCCCGGCGACGACGGTGGAGGAGATCGGCTTGGAGAGCGAGGCGACCTGGAAGACGGTGTCGGGGTTCACCGTGGCCGGGTCGCCGACGCGGCGCAGACCGAAGCCCTTGAGGTAGACGACCTTGTCGTCGTGGACGACGGCGACGGAGACGCCCGGGACCCCGGTGCGGCGCATCATCTCGGCGACGGTGGCGTCCAGGCGCCGCACGGCCGTGTCGACTTGGGCGTCGGTGAGCTGGGCGGTGGGCGCGGGCGGCGGGCTCGGCGCGGCGGTCGCGGTCCCGGCCGTGGCCAGGAGGGCGGCTGCTCCGGCTGCCGTGAATGCGCGGAGCGTACGCATGGGGCCATTGTGCCGCTGAACGGGTGCGGGCGCCTTGCGTGGGCCGCCTGGCGGCGGCCGGGGTCCGGTGGCCGGGGTCCGGTGGCCGGGCCGCCCCGTGCCCCGGAGGCCGGTCCTGGACCCGGTGGACGCCCGCCGCGGGGTGCCCGTGCGGGCGAGGTGGGCTCGTCCCCTACCCGCCCTTCCACCGTTCCCCGGGCTCCGCCCGGACCCGTACGCGCGCTGCGCGCCCGTGCCCTCAAACGCCGGGCGGGCTGGTTTTGCCGCTGCGCGGCACAATCCAGCCCCGTCGGCGTTTGAGGGCACGGGGCCCGGGGCGGGGTAGGGGACGGCCCCGCAGGGTTGCGTCGCGCCGGGGTGATGCGCGCAGCGCCCACTTCAGGGGACCAGGGTCCCGTGGTGGGTCAGGACGCGGCGGAGGCCAGGGTGCGTTCCTGCTCGGCTTCGACTTCCGCGTTCCAGTCCCGCTTGATCGCGCGCCAGCCCTCGTCCGTCTGGCCCAGCCGCCAGTAGCCGGAGATCGACAGGCGTTCGCGCGGGATGCCGCGCTCGATGCGCAGGTGGTGGCGCAGGGATCTGACGAAGCCGGCCTCGCCGTGCACGAAGGCGTGGACGTCGGCGGAGGGGAAGGCCAGGGCCTGGACGGCCTCGGTCAGCGCCTCCCCGATCGGGCGGGACCCGCGGTGGATCCAGACCGGGACGACGCCGTCGGGAGTGGCGATCCTCTGCTCGTCGTCCGGGCCCTCGACCTCCACGAGCGCGTGGACCCGCGCCCCGGCGGGCATCCGCTCCATCGCCGCGCCGATGGCCGGCAGGGCGCTCTCGTCGCCGACCAGGAGGTGCCAGCCCGCGGCCGGGTCCGGGGCGTAGGCCCCGCCCGGGCCGAGGAAGCGTACGAGTTCGCCCGGCTGGACGCGGGCGGCCCAGGGGCCGGCCAGTCCTTCGTCGCCGTGGACGACGAAGTCGAGGGTCAGTTCCAGGTGGGCCGGGTCCCAGGCGCGCACCGTGTACGCGCGCTGGCGCGGCCACTCCTCGCGGGGGTGGTCCGCCCGGATCCGGTCCAGGTCCCAGGGGGTGGTGTACGTGACGCCGTCGGGTGCGAAGAGCAGTTTCACGTAGTGGTCGGTGTACGTGCCCGCACCGAATCCGGCCAGCCCCGCACCGCCCAACACGATCCGCACCATGTGCGGGCTCAACCGCTCGGTCCGCACGACGACTGCGGTGCCGACCTTGCGGGCGCGTCCTTCTGCCACGACGTCTCCCTGACTTTCCGACCCTGACTCCGTGAAGCTTAGGATTACCTAAGTTAGCACCTCAGGGGCGGAGTGCGCTGCCCAGGCGTTCAACGGCTCCACTCAGGCCCCACCGGTGCGCGAGAGCAGCCACCAGATCCGGCTGGGCCGGGGCGGCCGGAAGCGCCGGGTCGAACGGCGGAAGCGGAACGTCCGAGGCGACCTGGACCACCTTGGGGGCCACGGCCAGATAAGGCCGCGACTCGTCCAGCCGCTTGCGCTGGGTGGGGGTCAGCTTCGACTTCGGGTCCTCGATCGCCGCGATGATTCCGGCCAGGTTCCCGTAGGCGTCCAACAGCTTCGCCGCCGTCTTCTCGCCGATGCCGGGGACGCCCGGCAGGCCGTCGCTCGGGTCGCCGCGCAGCAGCGCGAGATCGGCGTATCCGGGGCCGTCCACCCCGTACTTCTCGCGGAGCCACGCCTCGTCGGTCACCTGGAGGGTGCCCACGCCCTTCAGCGGGTACAGGACCCGGCGCTGCTTCGCGTCGTCGACCAGCTGGTACAGGTCCCGGTCGCCCGTGACGATGTCCACCGGGCCGGTCGCCCGGCCGGTCAGGGTGCCGATCACGTCGTCGGCCTCGTACCCGGCGACCCCCACCCGGGCGATGCCGAAGGCGTCCAGGGCCGCCTCGATGATCGGGACCTGCGGGGCCAGGGTGTCCGGGGTCTCCTCCACGTCCGGGCCGCTTTCCGTCTCCTGCGCGACCCGGTGGGCCTTGTAGGAGGGGATCAGCTCCACCCGCCAGTGGGGCCGCCAGTCGGCGTCCATGCAGGCCACCAGGTCGTCGGGCCGGTGGTCCTGCACGAGGCGGCCGATGAAGTCGAGCAGTCCGCGGACGGCGTTGACCGGAGTGCCGTCGGGGGCCTTCACGGAGTCCGGCACGCCGAAGTACGCGCGGTAGTAGAGGGAAGCGGTGTCCAGGAGCATCAGGCGTCGTGTCGTCGTCACGGTCACGATGATGCACTGAGGGCAAACGGAAAGTGGCGCAGGTACGGCCTCCTCTGCCCGTGAGCGCGAAACCGGGGCCGGTTGCTGCGTAAGGTGCTTACAGCACACCGATGCGCGATGTGCGAGGGACCGGACCGAACGGAACAAGGCCGGACCAACCGAAACAAGGGGAGGGCAGCCCCGCCATGGACGACAGGGACGGCACCGACGGCAAGCACGGCACCAGCGCGACGACCGGCGCGGACGACAAGGAGCGGGACCGGGACAAGGACTCCAAGGAACCGCTCCGGGTGGGTGTGGCCGTGCGCAAGAGACGCCGGGCCCTGCACCTGACCCTCGCCGCGGTGTCCGCGCGCAGCGGACTGTCGGTCCCCTTCCTGAGCCAGATAGAGAACGAGCGGGCCCGGCCCAGCATGCGGTCCCTCGAACGGGTCGCCGACGCGCTGGAGACCACGGCCGTCGACCTGCTGGCCGCCTCCGACACCGCGCGCACCGTGGACCTCGTACGGGCCGGCGACGATTCCGCGCTGACCCCCGTCCCGGGCGTACGGCCCCTCGTGCGCGGGCACCATCAGTTGCACGCCCTGGAGTTCACCGGGGACCAGGACGCGGGCCGCGAGTACCAGCACCGCAACGACGAGCTGATGTACGTGGTCTCGGGCGCCTGCCAGGTGGAGGCCGAGGGGCGGGCGTACCGGCTGGAGAACGGCGACGCGCTGTTCCTGTCCGGCGGGGTGCGCCACCGCTGGCGGGCCGTCACGGAGGACACCCGGATCCTGATCGTCGCGGTCGGCGAACACATCCACGCGACCTCCGAGCCGCCCTCGCCGGGACACTGACCGGATGCGGGTCGTTTCGCTGGTGCCGTCCCTGACCGAGGCGGTGGCCGTGAGCGCGCCCGGGGTGCTGGTCGGGGTGACCGACTGGTGCACGCACCCGGTCGCGCTGGGGGACGTGGCGCGCATCGGGGGGACGAAGAACCCCGACGTACGGGCGATCGCGGAGCTGTGCCCGGATCTGGTCCTCGCCAACGAGGAGGAGAACCGGGCTCCGGACCTGGCGGCGCTGCGGGAGGCCGGGCTGGAGGTCCTGGTCACCGAGGTACGGGACCTCCCGCAGGCGTTCACCGAGTTGGACCGGGTGCTGGTGGGGGCCATGGGGCTGGAGCGGCCCCGGTGGCTGGCGGAAGCGGAGGCCGCCTGGGCCCGCGCGGAGCCTGCCGGAGAGCCGCGGACGGCCTTCGTGCCGGTCTGGCGCCGGCCCTGGATGGTGCTGGGCCGCGACACCTTCGCGGGGGACCTGCTGGCCCGCCTCGGGGTGCGCAACGCCTACGCCGGGCACCCGGAGCGCTACCCGAGGATCCCGGCGGCCGAGCTGGCCGCCGCCGGCTGCGAGCTCGTGGTGTTCCCGGACGAGCCGTACCGCTTCACGCCCGGGGACGGGCCCGAGGCCTTCCCCGGCATCCCGGCCGCGTTCGTCGACGGCCGCCACCTGACCTGGTACGGACCCTCGCTGGCCGGTGCCCCGGAGGTGCTGGGGGCGGCCCTGCGGGCCTCGCTCCTCTAGCGGGGCGCGGCCAGCAGGCGGCCGGTGGCCAGGCCGCGCAGGGTGTTCGCCGCGGCCAGGAGCCAGGCGGTCAGCAGGGCCAGGAAGAGGGCCGCGGCCAGCCAGGAGAAGGCGGAGAGGCCGGTGTGCCGGGCCAGTCCGGCGGCGCCGGTGACGCAGGTGCCGACGGGGAAGGTCAGCGCCCACCAGGTCATGGCGAACCCCATGCCGTCCCGGGCGGCCCGCACCAGCATCGCCGCGGCCAGCGCCAGCCACAGCAGGGCGAATCCCATCACGGGGACCCCGTAGACGACCGCGAAGGCGGAGAAGGCGCCGGAGTAGGGGCCGGGCATCGATCGGGGGGCCATGTCCGCGAGGGAGTTCACGGCGGTGGTGGACTGGCCGAGGGGGCCCAGGACCAGGAACAGGGTCGGGGTGAGGGCCAGGGGGAGGGGGCCGCTGACGATCAGCCGGCCGAAGATCAGGGGGAGCAGCAGCAGGGTGGCGAGCAGGCTGAGGCCGAACATCGCGTAGCAGCCGAGCAGCATGGCCTCGCGGGCCTGGCCGGCGGGGAGATGGGGGATGAGCAGGGGGCCGAGCGCGGCGGAGACCATGGGCGCGACCACCGGGAGCAGCCAGACGGGGGTGGCCTGGTGGGCCTCGACCTTGTGGCGCACCACCATCAGGTAGGGGACGGCCACGGCCGCGAGGAGGCCTGTCGCGGTGCCCGCGGTGAACAGGACCGTGTCCACGGCGATGGCGGCGGGGAGGCCGATGAGGTCCTTGCCGACGATGAGCGCACCGCCGCCGACGGCCAGCAGGGCCATCGAGAGGCAGCCGTAGAAGGGGGCCACGGCGGGGTCCAGGAGGTGGGCGCGGGCCTGGTCGCGGTGGTGGAGCCAGTGGCCGGCCCGGGCGGTCAGCAGGACCGCGAGGGCGGTGGCGGCCAGCACCCAGAAGATCTGGCAGACCACGCGCTGGCCGGGGAGCTGGTACGGGAGGGTCGCGCCGGCATTGGCGATGATCGCCGTGCCCATGACGGAGGCGTACCAGTTGGGGCCGAGGTGCCGCAGGGAGGGGGCCTTGTGGGCCGCTGCGGTGCGGAGGGTCCCGGGGGTGGTGGGGCGGGGTCGTACGAGCGTGGTGGCCATGGGTCCAGCGTCCCGCCGGGCGGGGCCGGACGGCAGAGGGGATCTTCCTATGAGGGCATAAACTGCAGTTATGGGTAATGGGCACGGTAATGAGGAGTGGGTCGAGGGGCAGGTTCCCCTGGCGCACCGGGTCCCGGACCTGGGGGCCATGGAGCTGCTGCTCGCGGTCGCGCGCGTGGGCAGTCTGAGCGCCGCCGCGCGACGGCTCGGGATCACCCAGCCCGCCGCCAGCAGCCGGATCCGGGCGATGGAGACCCGGCTCGGGGTCGCGCTCGTGGACCGCTCCCCGCGCGGGTCGACGCTGACCGCGGAGGGTGCGCTGGTCACGGACTGGGCCCGGCGGGTGGTGGAGGCGGCCGAGGCCTTCGACGCGGGCGCGCAGGCGCTGCGGGGCCGCCGCGACTCCCGGCTGCGGGTCGCCGCCAGCATGACCATCGCGGAGTACCTGCTGCCCGGCTGGCTGATCGCCCTGCGCGGGCAGCGGCCGGACACGGCGGTGTCGCTGCACGCGGGGAACTCGGCGGTGGTGGCGGAACGGGTGCTCGCGCACGAGGCGGACCTCGGCTTCGTGGAAGGGCTGAGCGTGCCGGAGGGGCTGGACTCGGTGGTCATCGCGCAGGACCGCCTCGTGGTGGCGGTGGCCCCCGGGCACCCCTGGGCCCGGCGCACCCGCGGGGTGGAGCCGGCGGAGCTCGCGGCGACGCCGCTGATCCTGCGGGAGCGGGGGTCGGGGACCCGGCAGGTCCTGGACGCGGCGCTGGCCGGGTGCGGGGGGCTGGCGGAACCGCTGCTGGAGCTGGCCTCCACCACCGCGGTGAAGGCGGCGGCGGTGAGCGGGGCCGGGCCGTGCGTGCTGTCGGAACTGGCGGTCGGGGACGAGATGGCGGGGCGGCGGCTGGTGTCCGTGCCGGTGCTCGGGGCGGGGCTGGAGCGGGAACTCCGGGCGGTCTGGCCCGCAGGAGCCCGCCCGGCGGGTCCCGCACGGGACCTCCTGGCGCTGACCCGCCGCTGAGGCCCCTGGGGCTCCGCCCCAGACCCCGGTCCTCAAGCGCCGGACGGCTGAAAGGGCGCGCCGGGCGGCCCGCAGGGGAAGGGTGCGCCCCGGTCAGGTGCCCGGTGGGGTGGAGGCTGCTGTGATCAGGGCTGACATGACGCGGGTGTCCTTGTCCAGTTCCGGGTGCCATTGGACGCCCAGGGTCCAGGGGGCGTCGGGGAGTTCGATGGACTCCACCGTGCCGTCGGCGGCGTGGGAGGAGGCGATCAGGCCCCGGCCCAGGCGGTCGACGGCCTGGTGGTGGTAGGTCGGGACCTCCGACTCCTCCGGGACCAGGGCCGCGTAGAGCGTGCCGGGGACCGGGCGGACCGGGTGCCAGGAGACCACGCCGGGGCTCAGCACGTGGCCGTCGATGTGCTGGATCAGGGTGCCGCCCAGGGCCACGTTCAGCGCCTGCATGCCACGGCAGATGCCGAGCAGGGGCGTACCGGAGGCCAGCGCCTGTGTGATGAGCGCGAGCTCCCACGCGTCGCGGACGGTGGCCGCCGGTCCGGTGCGGGGATCGCGCGGAGCCCCGTACCGGACCGGGTCCACGTCCGGGCCGCCCGCGACGACCAGGCCGTCCAGCCGGGTCAGCACCTCCGCCGCCGCCTCCGGTTCGTCCGGCGGGAGCAGGACGGCGGTGCCGCCCGAGGCCTGGACGAGCTCGTAGTACCCGGTGGGGACGAGGGCGGTGGGGACGTCCCACACCCCGTAACGGGTGGACTTCTCGACGTAGGTGCTGATGCCGATGAGCGGCCTGGGCAAGGGAGTACCTCCGGGAGGAGCGAGAGGGGCTGGAGG is a window encoding:
- a CDS encoding RNA helicase, with translation MTEELSPAERYAAARIRAAEEATALAPFREMYEFDLDPYQIEACKALEAGKGVLVAAPTGSGKTIVGEFAVHLALQQGRKCFYTTPIKALSNQKYADLAKRYGADKVGLLTGDNSVNADAPVVVMTTEVLRNMLYAGSQALNGLGHVVMDEVHYLSDRFRGAVWEEVIIHLPESVTLVSLSATVSNAEEFGDWLDTVRGDTQVIVSEERPVPLWQHVMAGRRIYDLFEEGSDHGGRGSARREVNPDLLRMAREENSSRYNPKDRRRGKMVREADRERERRSRGRIWTPSRPEVIARLDGDGLLPAINFIFSRAGCEAAVQQCLYAGLRLNDDTARLKVREIVEERTASIPTEDLHVLGYYEWLEGLERGIAAHHAGMLPTFKEVVEELFVRGLVKAVFATETLALGINMPARTVILEKLVKWNGEQHADITPGEYTQLTGRAGRRGIDVEGHAVVLWQRGMDPAGLAGLAGTRTYPLRSSFKPSYNMAVNLVQQFGRHRSRELLETSFAQFQADRSVVGISRQVQRNEEGLDGYREGMTCHLGNFEEYARLRRDLKDRENDLAKQGAAQRRAQAATSLEKLKPGDIIHVPTGKFAGLALVLDPGVPAGRSNGHRGHEYTEGPRPLVLTVERQVKRLAGIDFPVPVEAIERMRIPKTFNARSPQSRRDLASQLRSKAGHITVERHRGGRAAAADDREITRLRTALRAHPCHGCDEREDHARWAERYHRLQRDTRQLEQRIEGRTNTIARTFDRIHALLTDLDYLREDEVTPHGRRLARLYGELDLLASECLRAGVWEGLSPAELAACISALVFEARQSDDAVAPKVPGGAAKAALGEMVHIWGRLDALEEEHGINQAEGVGQREPDLGFAWAVYQWASDKSLDEVLREAEMPAGDFVRWCKQVIDVLGQVAAAAPSSSASSPEGGSTVARNARKAVDALLRGVVAYSSVG
- a CDS encoding TetR/AcrR family transcriptional regulator; this translates as MTGGTDEGPRRVGRPRADQLRPASGRPPREELLYAAAELFTVKGYAATTTRAVAERAGMRQATMYHYFGGKEELLAELLESTVAPSLELARRLARDAERPAGRRLWELCRSDVMLLCGGPYNLGALYLLPEVAGARFARFRRMRQELKDIYRELLDGTGVGAELAGDRAGLVLRNDLVFGLIEGVMLIHRADPGRPVAAFAEATADAALRIAGVDH
- a CDS encoding RluA family pseudouridine synthase; this encodes MKRRSHIPDAPLPQVSGIDPVRMRLPPDPDGTWPDLGSYLAARYEGTRGAESMARLLRDGRVLGVGGRVLRPQDPYEPGGFLWFHRDMPPEPVVPFPIGVVYRDEHLLVADKPHFLATTPRGSHVFQTALARLRVELGLPALSPAHRLDRMTAGLVLFSIRPEDRGAYQLMFQERRIRKEYEALAPHDPAVEFPRTLRSHIEKVRGVMAATEVAGAEPNAETLAELLAVRGDTGRYRLTPHTGRTHQLRVHMNSLGLPILGDPVYPVVRDPAPDDYRRPLQLLARTLEFTDPVTGIAHRIESARTLRAWEDRPGWEAGSEDRT
- a CDS encoding serine hydrolase, with translation MRTLRAFTAAGAAALLATAGTATAAPSPPPAPTAQLTDAQVDTAVRRLDATVAEMMRRTGVPGVSVAVVHDDKVVYLKGFGLRRVGDPATVNPDTVFQVASLSKPISSTVVAGVLKDPAEFDRHTELPGFALKDPWVTSHVTTADLLSHRSGLPDHAGDLLEDLGYDQAYILDHLRLAPLSPFRASYAYTNFGFTAGAEAIARSHGTTWQKLSADTLFKPAGMAHTSTEFRAFVDAPDHAATHVKNPDGTWSPRFVRDPDAQAPAGGVSSTARDMSRWLRLQLSGGTLDGKRIIPADTLARTHLPEIVSQPPASPTARTGFYGLGWNVGYDDAGRLRLSHSGAFELGANTSVAMLPLEKLGIVVLTNGAPVGLPDAVAADFFDTAEHGKATTDWLALTGALYAQINAEGRSPTDYAHPPTGAKPAGEDSAYTGTYENPYYGKATVAATSRGKLTLSLGPEPMVFPLTHYDGNTFSFETAGENAVGRTGVFFSPADRTVRIEYLDADHLGTFTGG
- a CDS encoding siderophore-interacting protein → MAEGRARKVGTAVVVRTERLSPHMVRIVLGGAGLAGFGAGTYTDHYVKLLFAPDGVTYTTPWDLDRIRADHPREEWPRQRAYTVRAWDPAHLELTLDFVVHGDEGLAGPWAARVQPGELVRFLGPGGAYAPDPAAGWHLLVGDESALPAIGAAMERMPAGARVHALVEVEGPDDEQRIATPDGVVPVWIHRGSRPIGEALTEAVQALAFPSADVHAFVHGEAGFVRSLRHHLRIERGIPRERLSISGYWRLGQTDEGWRAIKRDWNAEVEAEQERTLASAAS
- a CDS encoding 5'-3' exonuclease, yielding MLLDTASLYYRAYFGVPDSVKAPDGTPVNAVRGLLDFIGRLVQDHRPDDLVACMDADWRPHWRVELIPSYKAHRVAQETESGPDVEETPDTLAPQVPIIEAALDAFGIARVGVAGYEADDVIGTLTGRATGPVDIVTGDRDLYQLVDDAKQRRVLYPLKGVGTLQVTDEAWLREKYGVDGPGYADLALLRGDPSDGLPGVPGIGEKTAAKLLDAYGNLAGIIAAIEDPKSKLTPTQRKRLDESRPYLAVAPKVVQVASDVPLPPFDPALPAAPAQPDLVAALAHRWGLSGAVERLGSALRP
- a CDS encoding helix-turn-helix domain-containing protein, whose translation is MGVAVRKRRRALHLTLAAVSARSGLSVPFLSQIENERARPSMRSLERVADALETTAVDLLAASDTARTVDLVRAGDDSALTPVPGVRPLVRGHHQLHALEFTGDQDAGREYQHRNDELMYVVSGACQVEAEGRAYRLENGDALFLSGGVRHRWRAVTEDTRILIVAVGEHIHATSEPPSPGH